The Camelina sativa cultivar DH55 chromosome 14, Cs, whole genome shotgun sequence genome includes a window with the following:
- the LOC104741004 gene encoding uncharacterized protein LOC104741004 isoform X2, which yields MEEKDRGEAMVLEISPEVTNNNNNNNTPAVMMMMRVPRRIRERLMSDCSNSSNKKTVSSVQDIEDKLLHAHLRRQQFYHNVSRKARAKPRSPSRSSDEELGQRIEARLLAAEQKRLEILAKAQMRLAKLDELRQAAKTSVEIRSERERVKLGTQVESRVQKAEANRMKILKASHQKRACAKERTSQSMMRRMARESKYKERVRASINQKRVAAEKKRLGLLEAEKKKARARVQQVRHVANSVSNQREMERSKMRDKLEDKLQRAKRHRSEFLRQRRRQRDSISLFWDMMQEDADLLSRKLSRCWRCFVRQKRTTLDLAKDYDGLKISESLPFEQLAVLIESPVTLRTVKSLLDRLEVRLEASKSVVTIASQPSRLDNIDHLLRRVATPRRKVTPSNLRSRKGKKVTSVRNVAGTPVKMSRYPVRVVLSAFMILGHPDAVFNGQGDQEAALNNASKGLVRELKLLINVIKEGPVQASGGESELRTLRSQLDLFDKAWCSFLNSFVIWKVKDARLLEDDLVRAACQLELSMIQKCKLTPEGGGTMLTHDKKAIQLQVTQDQELLTEKVRHLSGVAGVERMESALSETRTKYFEAKENGSPMVNQLAYFFSPSPASSPVQSVSSSSSRRKDSVGVEGSKRVSRSLFKDDSPPSSGPSRVSNGTVDEVSKQNELMVNEFLHDWNFKFPGGSTVKDEEENLKKKIKETMERAFWDNVMESLKLEDPDYSCISNLMKEVSDELCQMVPDSWKVEIPETIDLDILSQLLNSGTLDIDYLGKMLEFALATLRKLSAPVNDSENESTHRDLLKELHRLCQVKDESGNLRAVAIVKGIRFILEQIQELKQEIGKGRITIMKPFLQGPAGFDYLTQAFEKRYGPPTLAYESLPVTRRWISTLLSCKDEWEEHRNTLSALNVVERSSMGISLKTGGSFAVNTTSKSTATDTAGQLSECKGERVDLAVRLGLLKLVSQISGLTPEVTPETFQLNLSRMRDTQAEIQKIIVVTTSLLIWRQMLAKSESETESMAKKLLEVLDGKEEAGLTEIVETTMSEEDEEKKNMMRGLLGKSLAEGNTVYERVTGCIYKAARGAMLGGNGENGKRMVETEMKKVGGGGLKERVLETARALGVVACVSVRVHGPWLTHLMQQH from the exons ATGGAGGAGAAAGATCGAGGGGAAGCGATGGTTTTGGAAATTTCGCCGGAggttactaataataataataataataatactccggcggtgatgatgatgatgagagttcCACGGAGGATTCGTGAGAGGCTTATGTCTGACTGTAGTAATAGTAGTAATAAGAAGACTGTATCTTCTGTTCAAGATATTGAAGACAAGCTTCTTCATGCCCATCTACGAAGACag CAATTTTATCATAACGTTTCGAGAAAGGCTCGTGCCAAACCTAGAAGCCCTTCACGATCATCTgatgaagaacttggccaaCGGATCGAAGCTAGGCTTCTTGCTGCTGAACagaaaag GTTGGAGATTCTTGCGAAGGCGCAGATGCGTTTAGCGAAGTTAGATGAGTTAAGACAAGCGGCGAAAACGAGTGTTGAGATACGGTCTGAGAGGGAACGTGTGAAGCTTGGAACACAAGTGGAGTCTCGTGTTCAGAAGGCTGAAGCTAACAGGATGAAGATACTCAAGGCGTCTCATCAGAAAAGGGCTTGTGCTAAAGAGAGAACGTCTCAGTCTATGATGAGGAGGATGGCTAGAGAGAGCAAGTACAAGGAACGTGTTCGTGCTTCGATCAATCAGAAACGTGTAGCTGCTGAGAAGAAACGTCTTGGGTTGCttgaagctgagaagaagaaagcacgTGCTCGTGTTCAACAAGTACGTCACGTTGCCAACTCTGTTTCTAATCAGCGTGAGATGGAGAGAAGTAAAATGAGGGACAAACTTGAAGACAAGTTGCAAAGA GCTAAGAGACATAGATCCGAGTTTCTTCGTCAGAGAAGAAGACAACGTGATTCCATTAGTCTCTTTTGGGATATGATGCAGGAAGATGCTGATCTTCTCTCTAGAAAGCTTTCAAG GTGTTGGAGGTGCTTTGTCAGGCAGAAGAGGACAACCTTAGACTTGGCAAAAGATTATGATGGTTTGAAGATTAGCGAGTCATTGCCATTTGAGCAGCTTGCAGTACTAATTGAGTCGCCTGTTACTCTTAGAACTGTTAAATCGTTGCTAGATCGTCTTGAAGTTCGCTTAGAAGCTTCTAAGAGTGTTGTTACCATCGCTTCTCAACCGTCCAGATTGGATAACATTGATCACCTTCTTAGAAGAGTTGCTACCCCAAGGAGAAAGGTTACGCCAAGTAATTTGAGGAGTAGAAAAGGAAAGAAGGTTACTTCTGTTAGGAATGTGGCCGGGACACCGGTGAAGATGTCTAGGTATCCTGTCAGAGTTGTTCTTTCTGCCTTTATGATACTTGGCCATCCAGATGCTGTTTTTAACGGCCAAGGTGATCAAGAGGCTGCTCTCAATAACGCGTCTAAAGGATTAGTGAGAGAGCTTAAGTTGTTGATAAATGTCATTAAAGAGGGTCCTGTTCAGGCTTCTGGTGGAGAATCAGAACTTCGGACTTTGAGATCCCAGTTGGACTTATTTGATAAGGCATGGTGCTCCTTTTTGAATTCTTTTGTGATTTGGAAAGTTAAGGATGCTCGGTTGTTGGAAGATGATTTGGTAAGAGCGGCCTGTCAGCTTGAGCTATCCATGATTCAAAAATGCAAGCTAACTCCAGAAGGGGGTGGGACTATGCTCACTCATGATAAGAAAGCAATTCAGTTGCAG GTAACACAAGATCAAGAACTTCTAACGGAGAAAGTACGACACTTGAGTGGAGTTGCAGGAGTTGAGCGTATGGAAAGTGCGTTGTCGGAAACACGAACAAAGTACTTTGAGGCAAAGGAGAATGGTAGCCCTATGGTTAATCAACTCGCATATTTCTTTTCTCCAAGCCCAGCTTCATCTCCAGTTCAGTCTGTGTCTAGTTCAAGCAGCAGAAGGAAAGATAGCGTAGGTGTTGAAGGATCTAAACGTGTTAGTCGTTCTTTATTTAAGGATGATTCTCCACCTTCATCTGGACCCTCAAGAGTCAGTAATGGTACTGTGGATGAGGTTTCAAAACAGAATGAGTTGATGGTGAATGAGTTCCTGCATGATTGGAATTTCAAGTTTCCTGGTGGATCCACTGTCAAGGATGAAGAGGAGAATCtcaag AAAAAGATAAAGGAGACTATGGAGAGAGCTTTCTGGGATAATGTCATGGAATCATTGAAGTTGGAGGACCCAGACTATAGTTGCATCTCTAACCTTATGAAAGAAGTGAGTGACGAACTTTGCCAAATGGTACCAGATAGCTGGAAAGTAGAAATACCTGAAACTATTGATCTGGACATTCTCTCACAG TTGCTTAACTCCGGCACCTTGGATATCGATTACCTTGGAAAGATGCTTGAGTTTGCATTGGCTACTCTGAGGAAACTCTCTGCCCCAGTTAATGACAGTGAGAATGAAAGCACTCACCGGGATTTACTTAAGGAACTTCACAGGTTGTGTCAAGTTAAAGATGAATCTGGTAACCTCCGTGCTGTTGCAATAGTCAAGGGGATCCGCTTCATTCTTGAGCAGATTCAG GAACTTAAGCAAGAGATAGGCAAAGGGCGCATAACAATTATGAAACCCTTTTTGCAAGGGCCAGCAGGCTTTGATTACCTAACACAAGCTTTTGAAAAGCGTTATGGACCTCCCACTCTAGCCTACGAATCACTACCAGTGACACGAAGGTGGATATCAACTCTTTTGTCTTGCAAAGACGAGTGGGAAGAGCACAGAAATACGCTTTCAGCCTTGAATGTGGTTGAGAGATCCTCCATGGGAATTTCTCTCAAAACGGGCGGAAGCTTTGCAGTCAATACCACGTCCAAGTCAACTGCTACGGACACTGCAG GTCAACTGTCAGAATGCAAGGGAGAAAGAGTTGATCTGGCAGTGAGGCTCGGATTGTTGAAGCTGGTGAGTCAGATATCTGGTTTAACACCAGAAGTTACACCGGAAACTTTTCAGCTCAACCTCTCTCGCATGAGGGATACTCAAGCCGAGATTCAGAAGATAATTGTGGTAACTACAAG CTTGCTCATTTGGCGTCAAATGCTTGCTAAGAGCGAAAGCGAAACAGAAAGCATGGCAAAGAAGTTGTTAGAGGTGTTAGATGGGAAAGAAGAAGCAGGACTAACTGAGATTGTTGAGACAACAatgagtgaagaagatgaagagaagaagaacatgatGAGAGGATTATTGGGGAAGAGTTTGGCAGAAGGCAACACAGTGTATGAAAGAGTCACAGGTTGTATATACAAAGCGGCTCGAGGAGCTATGTTGGGTGGGAAtggagaaaatgggaagagaaTGGTGGAAACAGAGATGAAGaaagtaggaggaggaggattgaAAGAGAGGGTATTAGAGACAGCTCGAGCCCTTGGTGTTGTAGCGTGTGTCTCGGTCAGAGTTCATGGTCCATGGTTGACTCACCTCATGCAGCAACATTGA
- the LOC104741004 gene encoding uncharacterized protein LOC104741004 isoform X1 has protein sequence MEEKDRGEAMVLEISPEVTNNNNNNNTPAVMMMMRVPRRIRERLMSDCSNSSNKKTVSSVQDIEDKLLHAHLRRQQFYHNVSRKARAKPRSPSRSSDEELGQRIEARLLAAEQKRLEILAKAQMRLAKLDELRQAAKTSVEIRSERERVKLGTQVESRVQKAEANRMKILKASHQKRACAKERTSQSMMRRMARESKYKERVRASINQKRVAAEKKRLGLLEAEKKKARARVQQVRHVANSVSNQREMERSKMRDKLEDKLQRAKRHRSEFLRQRRRQRDSISLFWDMMQEDADLLSRKLSRCWRCFVRQKRTTLDLAKDYDGLKISESLPFEQLAVLIESPVTLRTVKSLLDRLEVRLEASKSVVTIASQPSRLDNIDHLLRRVATPRRKVTPSNLRSRKGKKVTSVRNVAGTPVKMSRYPVRVVLSAFMILGHPDAVFNGQGDQEAALNNASKGLVRELKLLINVIKEGPVQASGGESELRTLRSQLDLFDKAWCSFLNSFVIWKVKDARLLEDDLVRAACQLELSMIQKCKLTPEGGGTMLTHDKKAIQLQVTQDQELLTEKVRHLSGVAGVERMESALSETRTKYFEAKENGSPMVNQLAYFFSPSPASSPVQSVSSSSSRRKDSVGVEGSKRVSRSLFKDDSPPSSGPSRVSNGTVDEVSKQNELMVNEFLHDWNFKFPGGSTVKDEEENLKKKIKETMERAFWDNVMESLKLEDPDYSCISNLMKEVSDELCQMVPDSWKVEIPETIDLDILSQLLNSGTLDIDYLGKMLEFALATLRKLSAPVNDSENESTHRDLLKELHRLCQVKDESGNLRAVAIVKGIRFILEQIQELKQEIGKGRITIMKPFLQGPAGFDYLTQAFEKRYGPPTLAYESLPVTRRWISTLLSCKDEWEEHRNTLSALNVVERSSMGISLKTGGSFAVNTTSKSTATDTAEGQLSECKGERVDLAVRLGLLKLVSQISGLTPEVTPETFQLNLSRMRDTQAEIQKIIVVTTSLLIWRQMLAKSESETESMAKKLLEVLDGKEEAGLTEIVETTMSEEDEEKKNMMRGLLGKSLAEGNTVYERVTGCIYKAARGAMLGGNGENGKRMVETEMKKVGGGGLKERVLETARALGVVACVSVRVHGPWLTHLMQQH, from the exons ATGGAGGAGAAAGATCGAGGGGAAGCGATGGTTTTGGAAATTTCGCCGGAggttactaataataataataataataatactccggcggtgatgatgatgatgagagttcCACGGAGGATTCGTGAGAGGCTTATGTCTGACTGTAGTAATAGTAGTAATAAGAAGACTGTATCTTCTGTTCAAGATATTGAAGACAAGCTTCTTCATGCCCATCTACGAAGACag CAATTTTATCATAACGTTTCGAGAAAGGCTCGTGCCAAACCTAGAAGCCCTTCACGATCATCTgatgaagaacttggccaaCGGATCGAAGCTAGGCTTCTTGCTGCTGAACagaaaag GTTGGAGATTCTTGCGAAGGCGCAGATGCGTTTAGCGAAGTTAGATGAGTTAAGACAAGCGGCGAAAACGAGTGTTGAGATACGGTCTGAGAGGGAACGTGTGAAGCTTGGAACACAAGTGGAGTCTCGTGTTCAGAAGGCTGAAGCTAACAGGATGAAGATACTCAAGGCGTCTCATCAGAAAAGGGCTTGTGCTAAAGAGAGAACGTCTCAGTCTATGATGAGGAGGATGGCTAGAGAGAGCAAGTACAAGGAACGTGTTCGTGCTTCGATCAATCAGAAACGTGTAGCTGCTGAGAAGAAACGTCTTGGGTTGCttgaagctgagaagaagaaagcacgTGCTCGTGTTCAACAAGTACGTCACGTTGCCAACTCTGTTTCTAATCAGCGTGAGATGGAGAGAAGTAAAATGAGGGACAAACTTGAAGACAAGTTGCAAAGA GCTAAGAGACATAGATCCGAGTTTCTTCGTCAGAGAAGAAGACAACGTGATTCCATTAGTCTCTTTTGGGATATGATGCAGGAAGATGCTGATCTTCTCTCTAGAAAGCTTTCAAG GTGTTGGAGGTGCTTTGTCAGGCAGAAGAGGACAACCTTAGACTTGGCAAAAGATTATGATGGTTTGAAGATTAGCGAGTCATTGCCATTTGAGCAGCTTGCAGTACTAATTGAGTCGCCTGTTACTCTTAGAACTGTTAAATCGTTGCTAGATCGTCTTGAAGTTCGCTTAGAAGCTTCTAAGAGTGTTGTTACCATCGCTTCTCAACCGTCCAGATTGGATAACATTGATCACCTTCTTAGAAGAGTTGCTACCCCAAGGAGAAAGGTTACGCCAAGTAATTTGAGGAGTAGAAAAGGAAAGAAGGTTACTTCTGTTAGGAATGTGGCCGGGACACCGGTGAAGATGTCTAGGTATCCTGTCAGAGTTGTTCTTTCTGCCTTTATGATACTTGGCCATCCAGATGCTGTTTTTAACGGCCAAGGTGATCAAGAGGCTGCTCTCAATAACGCGTCTAAAGGATTAGTGAGAGAGCTTAAGTTGTTGATAAATGTCATTAAAGAGGGTCCTGTTCAGGCTTCTGGTGGAGAATCAGAACTTCGGACTTTGAGATCCCAGTTGGACTTATTTGATAAGGCATGGTGCTCCTTTTTGAATTCTTTTGTGATTTGGAAAGTTAAGGATGCTCGGTTGTTGGAAGATGATTTGGTAAGAGCGGCCTGTCAGCTTGAGCTATCCATGATTCAAAAATGCAAGCTAACTCCAGAAGGGGGTGGGACTATGCTCACTCATGATAAGAAAGCAATTCAGTTGCAG GTAACACAAGATCAAGAACTTCTAACGGAGAAAGTACGACACTTGAGTGGAGTTGCAGGAGTTGAGCGTATGGAAAGTGCGTTGTCGGAAACACGAACAAAGTACTTTGAGGCAAAGGAGAATGGTAGCCCTATGGTTAATCAACTCGCATATTTCTTTTCTCCAAGCCCAGCTTCATCTCCAGTTCAGTCTGTGTCTAGTTCAAGCAGCAGAAGGAAAGATAGCGTAGGTGTTGAAGGATCTAAACGTGTTAGTCGTTCTTTATTTAAGGATGATTCTCCACCTTCATCTGGACCCTCAAGAGTCAGTAATGGTACTGTGGATGAGGTTTCAAAACAGAATGAGTTGATGGTGAATGAGTTCCTGCATGATTGGAATTTCAAGTTTCCTGGTGGATCCACTGTCAAGGATGAAGAGGAGAATCtcaag AAAAAGATAAAGGAGACTATGGAGAGAGCTTTCTGGGATAATGTCATGGAATCATTGAAGTTGGAGGACCCAGACTATAGTTGCATCTCTAACCTTATGAAAGAAGTGAGTGACGAACTTTGCCAAATGGTACCAGATAGCTGGAAAGTAGAAATACCTGAAACTATTGATCTGGACATTCTCTCACAG TTGCTTAACTCCGGCACCTTGGATATCGATTACCTTGGAAAGATGCTTGAGTTTGCATTGGCTACTCTGAGGAAACTCTCTGCCCCAGTTAATGACAGTGAGAATGAAAGCACTCACCGGGATTTACTTAAGGAACTTCACAGGTTGTGTCAAGTTAAAGATGAATCTGGTAACCTCCGTGCTGTTGCAATAGTCAAGGGGATCCGCTTCATTCTTGAGCAGATTCAG GAACTTAAGCAAGAGATAGGCAAAGGGCGCATAACAATTATGAAACCCTTTTTGCAAGGGCCAGCAGGCTTTGATTACCTAACACAAGCTTTTGAAAAGCGTTATGGACCTCCCACTCTAGCCTACGAATCACTACCAGTGACACGAAGGTGGATATCAACTCTTTTGTCTTGCAAAGACGAGTGGGAAGAGCACAGAAATACGCTTTCAGCCTTGAATGTGGTTGAGAGATCCTCCATGGGAATTTCTCTCAAAACGGGCGGAAGCTTTGCAGTCAATACCACGTCCAAGTCAACTGCTACGGACACTGCAG AAGGTCAACTGTCAGAATGCAAGGGAGAAAGAGTTGATCTGGCAGTGAGGCTCGGATTGTTGAAGCTGGTGAGTCAGATATCTGGTTTAACACCAGAAGTTACACCGGAAACTTTTCAGCTCAACCTCTCTCGCATGAGGGATACTCAAGCCGAGATTCAGAAGATAATTGTGGTAACTACAAG CTTGCTCATTTGGCGTCAAATGCTTGCTAAGAGCGAAAGCGAAACAGAAAGCATGGCAAAGAAGTTGTTAGAGGTGTTAGATGGGAAAGAAGAAGCAGGACTAACTGAGATTGTTGAGACAACAatgagtgaagaagatgaagagaagaagaacatgatGAGAGGATTATTGGGGAAGAGTTTGGCAGAAGGCAACACAGTGTATGAAAGAGTCACAGGTTGTATATACAAAGCGGCTCGAGGAGCTATGTTGGGTGGGAAtggagaaaatgggaagagaaTGGTGGAAACAGAGATGAAGaaagtaggaggaggaggattgaAAGAGAGGGTATTAGAGACAGCTCGAGCCCTTGGTGTTGTAGCGTGTGTCTCGGTCAGAGTTCATGGTCCATGGTTGACTCACCTCATGCAGCAACATTGA